In the genome of Populus nigra chromosome 19, ddPopNigr1.1, whole genome shotgun sequence, the window TAGTTGATGGAAGTGCCTTTATTTTAATAGAGTCAGGttttcaaaaaatctaaatggAAGCCTATGATTGATATTTGGTTCAGAAAGTTCAAGGTTTGTATATACATAAgcaattatctttttaatatttaattatgttagttttttaattttaataaactaattattttatgaaattaacatgtaagaaaaaattttattgggaGGAGAGTGAGAGAACCACAATGCCAGTAGGTaatattgaattcaaattatgatatatatttttaaaatattaagactttattttttgtaatcttattcaatttttttttctatgaaccAAATTGCATGATTTCTGGTttgataccaaaaaaaaagtaaatgaataTGCAAAAGATAAAGGTCTTCTAGGCTCGGAAGATATAGTCATGTCGAGGGATCTCAAACCTCCGCATGTCTAGGAGACTATTTGGGACGCTTATCTCCAACACATAATGTTGGAGCGTTTCTTGAGGCATGCACAATCTAGTTAGGAGAATTGAACCAAAGAGATTCATGGTTCTATGTCCATGCACACCTGCGAATTCATTCCATTCATTTTACATGCAAAGCATATGgtaagattttgttttatatgataattgtttctttaaattgctgtattatataaaaatatttaactaattGTAACTTCTTTTTGCAGGTTATGGTACTTGAATGTGATCAAAGATCGATGAAGCTTTTTGTTGAAACTCACATATAGAAGGAGGACATACATAAATGGGTGCAACAACTAGTGGATAGGCAAGTTCAAAAGTACATGATAAGTtggatttgaatatttttttaagttattaattttttatatttgttgacttttttttctcaagaaacATATAACATCCGATTGTATGAGAGATACAAAAATGACCCTTCGATCAATCTGAAACTTGATCTGGATTTATGGTTGGAGGCTGGATCTACTGATGGAcctgataaaaatcaagtttacgGTCGAGTCAACAAGTTCAAGCGAAGACGACCTAACTTAGGGTTGAGACAACTGAACTAAAGGATAAAGTGAATGTCCTCAAGCAACTAGTGGCAACTCTCACTAGTATCTATGCTCCACCTCGCCGCCCTTCTAATTTCGATGAAAACCCACCTTCATCTCTTCCTCCAACTTCTATCCACTAGATAGAtaaattgtgtttaataatatatttaaattaataatacaaatttgagtttttattttattttagtttaattctatttaaatttgccttttatttttttaattgtattgttttttatttctttaaaaataattacatataataccaataaaatatgaaataccAATGGAATTTCCAAGGAATTAGAGTCCCTCGAAGAGttccagagagttgaaaaaaccTATAAGACTTACCACTATTATATGTAATTCTTCGATGGATTAATTCCGTTGATAATATGTATATAATCACTAATGGATTTAGCATTAGTTTATCCCATCAGTAATATGTCATAATCATCAATAGATTTATTGACGGAATTAttgtcaataaatatttttgtttgatgtGATAATTCCATTGATGATTATATTCTTGATAAGATGACTAACATaatagaaatcatcaatgatatGTTTTCTGACAATATTTTTCCCTTCGTTATTCTGTTGATAATTGTAATTCTGACGAAATCAGGTGTTAAACAAGAACAGAATATTCCATCAGTGTTTTACTATTTTCTAGTAATGTTTCAAGAAATACCAAGTTAAAGTAGCATTCCACTATTTACCCGATGTTGTTTTGATCTTGATCCATACattatacatatactaaaaggaaATGGTTTCTTAATATAGAAATGACACAATTGAAattttgtacattttttttaccataagaGGTATTGTAGCGATGATAAATCTGTAATTTTCGgtggttttgtttttagaaaacaaaattttcttttatatatatatcaccatttttttcttatctttattttttttgtaatattttttgttagttttttcttcttttttttgaaaaaaataatattttttattatttacacttGAAATATTTATCATTCTACACTTGACCTATTTATAccattcttttattcttttcttttgtaatttttttaaattttttcttgacaattttttttttgaaaaattattatacaaaaactaagaaaatagtgTTTCAATGTAGTAATTGCAATATTATCCTATTTGTTTACAACGTTAAAAATGAGCTTAAAATCATATATGTCTTTAATAACACTTAtgattttcattatattttattatatgtaaacaTTTACTTTTTGATttgcaattatattttttactcactgtcaaaaaacacattaataacatctacacattaatttatttgtgttagaaaaaaaaatattcaacctgCAATTAGATGAGTAAAATAAATGTGTTagcacttcttttttttttttgcatttattgacacaaataaatcttaatttatttaattgaatgcatgcatatttatttatttattgccaaaagaattatCTGACCTGCAGCGAAGCGTGagtcaaataatatatatatatatatatatatatatatatatatatatatatatatatatatatatataaaccttatTAAGAAACTGTAGAGACAAAAATTCTCActtccaataataataataaaaaaatttgtggtAACCTATGGAATATTTTGCATGAGTGGGCAtacattaattttcaaatacaGATGAAAAAAAGTGGTATTTTCTATATTGATTTAATGACTCTACGTCTCAATGAATTGTAGCTCGACTAACATTaatatttccttttctattaagagattttgagtttgaaaattttcataaaaataaaaaatgaataaagaaaccgagaaaaagaaaagaaagtttctCTGAGGACAAATATTTCCACCATTTGGCGCAAGAATGAAAAATCACATGCACATCCACAATTAaagcaatatttaaatttacaaatataGATTGGTATACCCAAATAACCCATTTTGCATATCCATGAAATCTTGATTTCCATCTACCTATGCCCCGAAGTATGAGTATATAATATACAATCATTAACCTTAATCATGGCCTCAACCCTCCCTAATAATTACCTATTCATAAGAACACTTGGCTAGTTGTTCTCTGTAACTAAAACCAAGCGATACTGAGTTTTCTTCTTGGTTTACAGCAACCAATCATGCTTAGCTTTTTTCAGCCTCGATCTCTTTCTATTGGCCAGGGTACATTAGAAAGGAGAGAGCTATTATTTGCTCATGTTACCTGAGATGTTCTTGAGAAGCACAACTATGAATTCTGAAGTTAAGTACAATATAGTAAGTAGTAAATTGATCATCAGGCCACAAAATCTGGCAATAATTGTGCAGGAAACCtctttctgttttggatttcaatGCTCTCAAAACCAGTGCTGGAGTGAGAATTTTGTGAGGTGTTAATCCCAGAAAAGTCAGGTTCAGTACCGCTTCCAATTTCTAGTCTTCTTCCACCGAGCTGATTAATGTTCTGGTTCGAGAGGTAGTTTTGTTGAGTTCCTGAGAGAGAAAGGTTCTCACAATGTGGTAGACCAAGACTAAGGGAAACACTGTTTCCACTAAATCTTGGTGTCATCTGCTCAAGGTTAAACCTCCCAAGATCTCCCATTGGATATGCTCCAAATCCACCACTGCTAGTTATTAAAGGATAGCCATCCTTGATTAACCTTTCACCACCAAAATTCGCACTGATTTCCCTACTTGTCTCACCTTGTTTCACGTCCATGTCCATGGAGAGGATACTGCTTGGAGAATTCTGCATGTCACTACTCGGTTTCTTTGAGCTTCTATGAGAAATGCCTTCCATTTCAGCTGGTCCAATAAGGGTAAAACCAGCTTGCTGTTGAAGGGGTGCTCCCATGGGAGACATTGAGATTGCGGGGTATGAAAATCTTGGAGGAGAAGCATTCTGGTTCCTGAGTTTTTCGGGTTGTTTCGAGTGAAGTACTCCCTTACGTTGATCCATATGAAGTGTACTGCTCTCTCCTGGTGCGCTAGAATGAGACCTCGACTCCttgttctcatttttatttgcattctCCTCAGAACCAGTTTTCTCTTGCTCCTTGATTTCCTCGGCGTACATTTCCTCAACCATTGGCTTCCACAGCCGAACCCGAGCATTTATAAACCAATTAGACACCTACATATGATCAAATCATAAATGCGATGGAGATAATTCATAGCAGAAAAGGAAATTACATTCTCTATAATTTGTTAATTCTGATTACAAAGGAGAAGTTCGAATCTAAAACCTCcgagaaagagaaagaatgaGTATCAGTACTTGGGCTACAAGCTGATTGGCTactctataatttattttccagaGACACATATATATTGGGAATGAAGAGGATTAGGGTTCATACCTGGCTCCTAGTAAGCCCTGTTTGTTTTGCAAGCATGTGCTTATCAGAATCTTTGGGATATCTGCGTTCAACCAGAAGCAAAAAATTTGTCacaaaattaatcaaactcAAAAGTAGCCAATGCATGCATATGCACGTACGATACCATATACTTGTAAGATCATATACCGAAAACTATTATTGAAACCTCGTCTTAAAGGTAGGTGAAGTTTcaaaaatggtttttattatGTTCATGTTTTAGACTACTGAGACTTCCAGAAACTTACGGGTGAAGGAAGTGCTCAAAGAGCCAGGCGCGAAGAACGGAAACAGCACGTTCCGGCAATCCTCTCTGGGGTCTCCAAGCATTATGTTGGACCATTCCCAATTGTTGTAGTGCTCGCTGTTGTCGAAGCTGATGATCCACGTACCTTAGTCTTGAACCTTCAACCTTTGCTCCTATGCAATCCTCTTCACCCAAACTCTTGCTTGCGGCTCTGATTTGCGAAGAAATTGTGTCTTTAAGACTCCTGAATTGCTTTGAGATAGTCTGTAATGCCAGGGCAGTGTATGATTTCGCTGCACCAAATCCTGATGCTTGCTCGAACGAGGAAACTACTACTTGCATTTGGTGGTAGTATTGCCTGTATCTTTGTTCCACCTTGAAAGTTTCCAAAGCAAGAAAACAGATTTTAAGTACTATACATAGGACCACATTAGACTTGAGCACTTAGTCTAgggatagaaaagaaaagaaagtaggACTATGACTTTATAGTATGTTTCAAGTAACTAATTGCATTTCGTTAGTTCATCACAAccacacaaaaaagaagaaaaagaaaaagaaaaaggaagaaacaagaaaaacagcTGGGGTAATTGATATAACCAGAGATACCATAGTTTGTCTGAAATGAAATCGACTTTGTTAATGGACCCTCTTTACTGGGACCTAACTTAACAGCCATAAAAGACGAACATATATAATTTGTATATCAATGAAAATAATCTCATGCTCTACAAATTTCCATCATGTTCTAAGCTATAAgtcatctcttcttcttcttcttcttcttcttcttcaagattTAATTGTTAATGTCCATGAAACCACCAAGATGAACCCAAATGCAACCCGTTGATTGCCAGATAAATTCATCACTACAAGTTGAAGAACATGGAGCCATAACAGGAATAAGCatccaatttcaaatttcacaAGAAAAGAAACTACAGATATATAGTAATAGCAAGGCCTAATTTGGATTGTATACAGATTTAGTGGCAACAAGATTTTTTAGTGATGAATTCATCTTTAGAAGGTACAAAAATCAATTGACAAAGACCTTACTCTAGTTCTAACCGAACTTTCAATTTCCACTATTGAAATGGCACACGTGAAATTACATGGAGCATATGAAAGGTAAGTTTTTAGTAATTTACATcttcaaagatgaaaaatctAAAGCAGCCATCAAAGAAAAGCAGTCAGAGATATCCATGTGCAACTTGTTTTATAAACACAGATATATGTACGTACCTCGTCGAGCATGTTTACAAGCTTTCCCTTCTTCATTTGCAGCTCCTGCCTATGGGCTGTCGTCAGCTCAGCTCCACGATTAGCAGCATAAGCTTCACCACCACTAGATCCATCTCCAGTTATAGATTCTTTAgtcatcttcatcttctcttTCGAACTAATTCCTTCTATCAAGCCACTCTTTATTAGGTCTTTCCCAACATTAACAGCTTCATCAAGCAACTCCTGTGTAGCTCTCAGGTACCTGGATCCCAAAACCATGTTTTGCAAACCGGAAACCCCATTCGACACTGCCGAAACAGACGACGGAGAGTTCCCAGAAACTCTGATTTCATCACCTGAAGACACAACCGAAACATGAGGATGCATTGCTTGAATCTCATGATGTTTATTGCTTATAGCCCTATTATACAGTGTCGGTGGTGTCGGTGCTTGCTGAGACGAAAGGCTTAGAGATAACCCTTGCCTTCCAGGagacaccgccaccggcctccgaAAACCCACCTGCGGCGACACGACATCATTGGCCGCACTAGACTCACAGGCTGTTGCGACCGAATTCTGATCTATTGAACCCCAAATGTTATAGTGAACATGACTAGGGACAACCCCATGTAGGGACGGACGGCTGTGACTGTCTGGAGTAAGAGAAGTGATATTGGAGGAGGGTGCAGCAAGTGGGATGCCGACAAAGTGGTGGTTCTGCGGGGGGCCATGAGGAAGGTTTCCGGTGTGAAGGCCATTATTGGAAGCGGCAGTACTACTACTGGGGTTAAAGAAGATCATGTTAGGGGGCTGTTGTTGGTGCTGCTGTTGAGTCGAATCAGAGTAAGAAGAGAGGTAGTTAGGGTTCATAAGATAAAGTGTCTGGATCCCATCAGATGGTGCAGCTGCTGCTTGGATTTCTGAGCTTCCATGAAAGTACGTTGCCATTTAATATGATTCACAAAAGGCAAAATCAATAACCCTTTGAGCCTCACTCCTATATATGCAAAAAACTTTTATGTATCCAAGCTTGAAGCACTGAACAAATTAAGGATCAGCCCATTTTGATGATCGATTCAGAGGAATTGGATCCTGACTTGAGTCTGGCGAAAATCTGGACAAAGAAACAAGAGCAAAAGAGACTGATTAATTATGAATCTAtctgtgtgtgtctatatatatatatatatatatatatatatataaacatgataaaacaaaaaatccaaaacaagtatgtatatatatatgtagtcTACAACACAAATCACCTACTAGGTAGCTAGAAACTTAAAAATCTGATccgaagaagaaaagggaagaagGTGTAGAATATGAGCTGAAGATGTTTATATATAGCTCGCTAGAAAGGGAGTGGACacgagagaaagaaaaggagagagagaaattagTTAAGAACAGGACACAAACCCCATCAAAGATCTTCATCCAGAGACAGCAGATTAATGTATAAATAAAGAGAAcaagaaattgtgaaaaatggAAAGGAACCCATCAAAGAAGTTGCAGAGACAGGTTCAGCAATCAGTACCATTCAATATGATTAAAGCGAGCAATTGCACacgaaggaaggaaggaagcagTAATTGTgcttttcatcaaaaaaaaaaaaaaaaaaacagaaaaagcaGTAGTAGAGCTACCTATTTCTATCTATCTATACAAGGACATGAGTTAAATATTTATGTATCCAACAACAACTGTTTACCAAGACAGCAAGAAAGCTCTTTAGACTACTTGGGTGGGGGTCTGATGATCTTGTCAGAGAGagacccctttttttttttcctgccgtTCTCCAAGtaaaaatgataatgataaataCAGAAGAAAGATAGAGGCTTTAAAAAGTCTCACAAGAAAGATACCCTACTTTAATTTTTCACTCAACTGTACTTACATTTATGGTCTTTCTTTTACATTCTCTCAATTATTTTGTGACATTAACAATACT includes:
- the LOC133680085 gene encoding BEL1-like homeodomain protein 1, with translation MATYFHGSSEIQAAAAPSDGIQTLYLMNPNYLSSYSDSTQQQHQQQPPNMIFFNPSSSTAASNNGLHTGNLPHGPPQNHHFVGIPLAAPSSNITSLTPDSHSRPSLHGVVPSHVHYNIWGSIDQNSVATACESSAANDVVSPQVGFRRPVAVSPGRQGLSLSLSSQQAPTPPTLYNRAISNKHHEIQAMHPHVSVVSSGDEIRVSGNSPSSVSAVSNGVSGLQNMVLGSRYLRATQELLDEAVNVGKDLIKSGLIEGISSKEKMKMTKESITGDGSSGGEAYAANRGAELTTAHRQELQMKKGKLVNMLDEVEQRYRQYYHQMQVVVSSFEQASGFGAAKSYTALALQTISKQFRSLKDTISSQIRAASKSLGEEDCIGAKVEGSRLRYVDHQLRQQRALQQLGMVQHNAWRPQRGLPERAVSVLRAWLFEHFLHPYPKDSDKHMLAKQTGLTRSQVSNWFINARVRLWKPMVEEMYAEEIKEQEKTGSEENANKNENKESRSHSSAPGESSTLHMDQRKGVLHSKQPEKLRNQNASPPRFSYPAISMSPMGAPLQQQAGFTLIGPAEMEGISHRSSKKPSSDMQNSPSSILSMDMDVKQGETSREISANFGGERLIKDGYPLITSSGGFGAYPMGDLGRFNLEQMTPRFSGNSVSLSLGLPHCENLSLSGTQQNYLSNQNINQLGGRRLEIGSGTEPDFSGINTSQNSHSSTGFESIEIQNRKRFPAQLLPDFVA